In Phycisphaerae bacterium, the DNA window ACCTCGCTTTCGATCCGGAGCGTCCCGCCGTGGAGTTCGACAATTCGCTTGCAGATCGGCAGACCGAGACCGGTCCCTTTGGCCTTGGTGGTGAAGAAAGGCTCGAAAACGCGAGCCAATACCGGTTTTGGAATTCCGATACCGTTGTCTTCAACCACGATCAGGGCTCTGTCAGCGGTTCTTTGCAATTTGCAGGCCACGATGCCGCCCGACGAGTCGCACGCGTGGGCCGCGTTGAGCAGCAAGTTATAGACGACCTGATCGATCTGCATTTCATCAACGTCACCGATAATGTCTGAATCCAGCCCGTGGCAGATCAAATTCACGGCGCGGAATGAAGGCTCCTCCCGAAAAAGGAGCATGACGCGCTCGACCAGCTTGCCAAGATTGACCGGCAACTTGGTTGGCGCCCGCGGGCGGGCATAAATCAGCAGGTCTTTGACGGCAGAATCCAGTCGATCGATCTGCCTCAGCACCTCGAGAATGACCTCGCGGTGGGGGTGGCCGTCGTCGAGAGATGAGCCGAGAACCTGAATCGCCCCGCTGATGCCGGCGAGGGGATTCTTGATTTCGTGAGCCAATGAAGCGGCGAGTTGTCCGATGGTGGCGAGATGCTCCGATTCGCTTAGTTTCTGCTCGTATGCCTGGTGCTCCACCTCGCGCATGAGGCTGAGGAGGTGGTTGCTGTAGGTTTCGTTCATGATTGCCAGCTCGAGGTCGAGCAGCTTATGAACCGCGGCTATGCGGGCAGCAAGATCCGGCAAATCGAGTCGCGACAAGCGATTCGTGAGATCGAGTCGCAGCACGGACATCGCTGTAAACATGAAAACCTGCGGCAGTTTTACACGAACGTGGGTGCGGCCGATGGCAGTTCGGTGGTTGAAGTAGTCCATGTCGTATTGGCCGCAGAAGAGGTCATTGAGCCAGTCGTTAAGGGAGATTCTCAGATTCGCGGTCTGGCTGGCCGTCGCGTCCAGGACCGACTTCGCTCGCGGGTCTCGATTCAGCACCTCGTAGAAATGGTCGACAATTTCCGCGAGAAACGGACGCATCGGCGCCTGCAGTTCGTGAAGGAGCTGGGCATCGGTGTCGGAAAATCCAACATACCTCTTCATTTCTGAGAAAAATTCCGCAGGCATGCCTGGAGTATAGCCGCGAAGGGTTTGCAAGATGAGTCCGAATTCATGAATCGCCATCGCGGGCTCCACGAGCGGAGGGGCACTGTTCTTCAAGTGCGAGCGCCTGATGCTGGTTTCTGATCGTACAGGGTCGACCTTGCCGTGCGGCTAGCTCGCGATGCGCTGAGAGATGCCCCGACCTTCAGGAACCACCCGGGGGACATCAATCACGTTTTTTCTCGCGTTTCCATGCGAGCGGCAGGGTCGGCATCGGCACCGCCTCGGGACATTGCGCACCGGAATTCCGGCGAGATTGAGCAAGTTGAATGCCTGAATCGAACGACCTGGATTCTGAACGAGCCTGAGCCTCAAGCGAACCGAGGGCCCGGCTGTGCCAACGGACCCCCGAAGCCCTGTGTGACCGCGCTGGCTTTCTGCCGCGGAAACCTGCCGTCAGAAGGAAGTCAACCTGGGCTGACATCCCCGCTGGCACCGACATTGCCCGTGCTATAAATCAGAAGAGAGTCGGTCGCCGTTCGGCGCGCAGTTACTCATTCATGTTCGACCGGACGGTGGGATCGTCGGTATCGGCCGCGAAGGCGTAATTTGAAGGATTTGCAGCCCATGAATTGAAAGTGAGCGTGGATCTTGATCGTCGCCGAATTTATGACGCCGGAACCGTTCGTCGTTCACGAGAGTGAGCCGCTTCGCCGAATTATCGAGTCGTTCTGCGGTCACGGAGTTTTTCAGATTCCCGTGACAGATCAATCGAATCGGCTGGTGGGAATCATATCGGATCGGGATGTCTGCGCGGCGATGGCTCGCGATTCGGACGAAGCAATGACGCTACTGGTGGCGGATATCATGACGCCGTCGCCGGTGACCGTTACGCCTTCGACTCCGCTCGAGGATGCAGTCGAGATTCTTTGTCAGGCGCGGTTCGGTGCGTTGCCCGTGGTTGTCGGGGAGCACGTCGTGGGCATGATCACGGCTCGCCACCTGCTCAAGAAGCTGCTGGAGGTTTTGCAGGCGTGCAGCGAACACCCCCGCACGTTTGCGAATTCTTACACATTTGAATCAATGGCGTCGGGCGTGAAATCTGATCGCGTGCCGGGCTGACGCCCGGGGTCCATGAGTGCGGCGGTCTGTATGGGAGATTGACGATGACAATCGATTTGCTTGCCATTGAGTCCCGCTTGAGAAATTCGCTGTGTCCCAAGTGCGTCCGATTTACCCGCAATCATGGATGCAGTCTGCCGAAGGATCGGATGTGTTCGGTCTTCAAGAATATCGGGGACCTGGTCACGATTGTGCGGAGTACGCACGCGCGACAGATTGAGCCTTACGCCACGGTGCTTCGAGAGCAAGTCTGTGCGGCGTGCCACTACGAAGACGGGCACGGGAACTGTCCGTGTCGAATCGATCTTGATTGCGCACTGGACGTCTATTATCCGCTCATCGTCGATACGATCGAGCAGGAACTGATCAAGCAGGGCGCGCTGCCGCCTGAGTAAGGCATCCTGCGGCGGATGTTTTGGGCGTGTCCCGGGTGCGGGAAGCGGCGAATGCCGATCGCAAGGCCGAACGACCGGGAGTGCGACGGCCTTTTCACTTCAAATTGCCGGTTTCCGGGCGGACCAGCAGTTTCTGGACGAGCAGGAAATTCACTCCGCGATATTCCGTTATCTCACCGCTGACGATAAAGACGACCGGCTTTGTACCATTCTCCGAGTACATTTCCATGTCTTCGAGCAATCGATTCGGCAGCAGTCTGATCGGTCGCTCCGGCGCGCCCTGCCCGCGGCTTTCAAATGAATAGACCCATTGCTCGCCTTCGCGGGACATTCTTCCGGGCCGATCGACGAGTCGCGTACCGTCCGGCAGCAGTTTCGATTCGGGCGGGGAGATCGCATTTCCCGGAGGTGTGTCGATCGGTCTTGGGCGCTCCCCCTCGACGCCGGGCCTGACGACTGCCTTTGCGTCTCGACGCGAGGCCTCCTGGAGTTGGCGCAGAATTTCCGTGGCCGACGGTTCGCGGCGCGGTTCGGGATCGGCACCTGATGCGGGTTTCGTGGTGGGAGGTTTCTTGGCGCTGGAACCGGTTTCGGATGCGGGAGCGCTGCTCGGCTGGTCCTGCGGGTCATCGGCAAGAGCGCGATCGATCATGATCGCCGAGGCGGCGAACAGGAGCGCGGCGATCAGGACGGGGCCCAGTCTGCTCGACGTGGAAAACGGTCTATTCGCATGGATGCTCATGGCGAGTTCCTCCTTGCTATCGCTTGCAACAGTATTTGCGTTCTTTGGCCGCGACGCAACAGGTTGATGCGGGTAGGGGTTGTTCGGCCGTCATCCGGCCAATTCGTTGATCAGCGCTGCCTCGTCGGATATTGGCGATGCGCAGATGTAATCGCGGCAAACAAACGCCGTCGGTCTACCGTGCAGGGCGGTTCTGCGGTCCAGCAGGGGGATGTGGATCCCCGCGGTTGCGGCGGCCGGATCGGCTTCGAATCTGCCGGCGACCACCAGATTCGGCAAGTAGATGCGCCAGACCGCGTCAAGCATCCGATTTGCGGCGGTGTCGCGCGCGGGCGCCACGATGGCGACTTCCTTCGGGCGGCGATGGAGAAAATCCATGCCGCTGAGCATCCGCTCGGAGCTAAAGGGCGAGTTGACGAGCTTTCGCCCGAATGTTTGAGCCGTCCTGCGCGCTTCTTCGTCAAGGTCGCTTCGGCCAAGCAGAATCGAGAGACGCTGAAGGTTCAGAAACTGAACGGAACTTCCCGATGGAACTGCGTTGTCGATTGCGCTCCTCGATCGAATCAAAGTTTTCTCGGCGTCGTCGGCCGTGAAGAAGAAGCCCCCGCCGTCAGCGTCGCGGTAGTGTTCCATGACATGCCGGTTCAATCGCTCCGCTTCGTCGAGCCAGCGGATATCGAGGGTGGTTTCATAGAGGTTCAGGGATGCCTCGATCATGAATGCATAGTCATCGAGGTAGCCGAGGGTGTGGGTTCGTCCGTTGCGATAGTTGCGGAGCAAACGACCGTTTGGGTCGCGCATCCTTGTCAGGACGAAATCAGCGGCCCGGGCGGCCGCATCTTGATATCGCGTGTCTTCGAGGATTCGAGCGGCTTTCGCCATGGAGGCGATCATCAAACCATTCCAAGATGCCAGAATCTTGTCATCGAGATGGGGCTTGACGCGCGTCTCGCGCAGGTCGAAGAGCTTTTTGCGGGATGCCGTCAGACGTGTTTCAAGCTGTGAGGGTTCCAACCCGTGGGCCTTTGCGACCACCTCGATCGGCCGCGGCACGTTTGGGATGTTGTGCCCTTCCCAATTGCCTGACGGTGTGATGTCGTAGTAGTCGCAGAAGAGCGCGGATTCATTTTCTCCCAGCGCGCTCCGCACCTCGTCGAATGTCCAGATATAGAATTTCCCTTCGACACCCTCGCTGTCGGCATCGCGGGAGGAATAAAAACCGCCCTCGGGCCCCTGGAGATCGGCAATGACGTAATCGTGTATTTCGCGGGCGATCCGCGCGTATAGCGGCTTCCTGGTGAGCTGGTACGCTTTCTGGTAGATGTCCGAGACGAGCGCCTGATCGTAGAGCATCTTTTCAAAGTGGGGCACGAGCCAGTCGACGTCGGTCGAATAGCGGCATATGCCGCCGCCGATCTGATCGTAGATTCCGCCGTGGGCCATCTTGTCGAGTGTCAATTCAACCATTCGGAGCAATCCGGCCTTCGGCTCGCCTTGGTGGGTTGATGCATGGTAGGCTCGGAGCATGAGATCCATTGACATGGATGGGGGGAATTTGTTGGTCCCTCCGCCGCTAATGCCGCCCTGTACTGTGTCGAACGCGCGGGCAAAGACTTCCGCTGTGGAGGGAATGAGCGAGTAGGGGGGCAATTCATCTCCCGGCTCGACGACGGTGAGCGACTTGACCGCATCGGTCAGCGCGTCGGCCTGCTGGATGACTTTGTCGCGTTCCTCTCGCCAGACTCGTGCAAGGTAGCGCAGTACGTCTTCGAATCCGGGGCGGCCGTGGCTGCTCCGGGGCGGGAAGTACGTCCCCGCAAAGAACGGTCGCTGGTCGGGCGTGAGCCAGACCGACATGGGCCAGCCGCCGGAACGGGTAAAGACCTGCGTGGCCATCATGTAGATTTCGTCGAGGTCAGGTCGTTCTTCGCGATCCACTTTTATGCAGACGAAAAACTCATTCATCACGGCGGCGATCTGCTGGTTCTCGAAGCATTCGCGCTCCATGACGTGGCACCAATGGCAGGCGGAGTAGCCGATCGAAAGGAATATCGGTTTGTCCTCTTCGCGGGCGCGCTCGAGCGCCTCGGGGTCCCATTCGTACCAATCCACCGGGTTGTGCGCATGCTGGAGCAGGTACGGGCTTGTAGCGTGATTCAGCCTGTTCGGGCGCCGCTGCTCTGTGTCGCCGGCGTTTTGGGACATGATGGAACCTCCTGTGGATCGCGCGCTGGGCGGCGCGCCGTTTCGGCAACTGCGGCAGACCGCACCGTGAGAAATCATGCGGCCGCCTACGCTTGTCGTGCGAGACGGTCAAACGGAGCATTGATCACGCCTGACTATATTCGAACTCCCGGAGATCGACTTGGTGCGAATTTGCGAAATCAGAAATCGACATTGTGGACGGTGTCGCAGTTCCAACAGACTTCAAAGGTCGGTGGGTTTTCCTCGCCGCAGGCGGTGCATTTCCAATCGGAGCCTGATGTGTCCGGCTCGGGCGGCATTTCGCCGGTCGCGGCGAAGTGTTTCAGCCATCGTATCGCGTCGAAATAGCGGTTGCGTTCGACGGCAAGCTTTCCATTGATGCTCTGAGTTCGGCTCATCCCGAAGATTGATTCGGCGGGATTCTGAGCCGCCATGAACAGGATGCCGGCGCGGCGCATGATTTCATTCGTCCGGGCCGAGAGCGGCACTTCGCGGCCATCAAGAATGACGGCGGGGAAATCTCCGCGCGGTATATGCTGTTCCAGATCTATTTCGCGTCCGCATTCGGGGCATCGGTGTGATGGCAGGCCTTTAAGCGAATAGCCGCAGCCGATGCAATTCAGTCCAAGATCGGGAATTGGAAGTGCTGCCGGGTCGAACTCCATGCCGGAATTCTAGTCGAAAATCAGCGTTTGCGTTGATCGGAGCATGGCGCAAACAGGTTGGCCCGATTTCCGAGACGTTGCGCCTCGGAAACCGGGCCAGAGGGTGGAGTGGGGTTTCGTAAATCACAGGCGTGCGTCGGCCGTGCCTTACGACGCCTGCAATGCAATCAGCGAATTATCAAATTGCAGTGGGGGCCGATCAGCAGGACGCCCTCATTTGAGAGCAACTCCACCTGGGTCATGAACTTCTCCATGACCTGGGCTTTCTGAGGATCAATTGCCCGGACCGCATCCAGCATGGTCGCGACAGACGGCTGATGCTGCAGTTTCAAACCACCGGCCCGGGTCCTCATCATGAACTCGTCGTCCTTGCTTTCCCCTCCGAAGATCGCGCTGAAGACATCCATGAACGACTTGGGTCGTGGAAACACACGAAGCTCGTAATCGCTCACGTCGGCTGCGTCCGCAGCGTAACGAATGGCGTCCACCATGCCGCCCAGCTGATCGACCAGTCCGAGTTCAAGCGCCTGAGCGCCGGTGTAAACCCGGCCGCCGGCAAGACCTTCGATTTCCCCTTTAAGGCGGTCCTTGCGGCCTGCCAGAACCCGATTCTTGAAGTCGCCATAGACTCGATTCATCATGTTCATCATGACGGCGCGTTCCTGATCGTCCCAGGTCCGGTTGGAGTTCATGATGTCGCTGTGCGCGCCGCGCTTGTATTCGTGGCCGGTGACACCGACCCAGTCCCAGAGGCCCTTTGTGACCATCTTGCCGCCAACCACTCCGATGGAGCCGGTGATCGTGGCGGGCTCGGCGAAAATCTTGTCTGCGAGCGTGGACACGTAGTATCCGCCGCTTGCGGCGACATTGCCCATCGAGACGATGAAGGGGCGACCGGTCTTTTTGAATCTCGCGGCAGCCTCACACATGATGTCGCTGGCGAGCGCTGAGCCTCCGGGCGAGTCCACCCGAAGAACGAGTGCTTTGACGGTGTCATCGTCACAAGCTTCGGCAATCGCTTTGCGAACCGTGTCGGAGCCGGCGTTAGATGCGCCGCCAAAGAGACTCTCTTCCGATTTGCCGCTGGTGATGGCATTTTCGACGTAGACGACGGCGATCGCGGGCTTGGTCGACTTCGTCGGCAGTTTCATGAGATCGCCGAACAGCTTGAAGATCGCGAAGGGGTTGTTAAGGTCGATTTCCGGCGTCTTGGCGCCGCCATAGTTGGTGACCACCTTGGTATCGTCGCCGTAGCGGCTCTTGATCGCCTCGACGAAGTCCTCACGGTACATGAGTTTGTCAACAAGCTTTGCCTCGAGCGCCTCCTCGGAGCTGAGGATGCCCTTGTCAACCAGGGCTCTGACTTTCTCGGGGCTGATCTGGCGGCTCTTGGCGAGTTCCTCAATCCAGGTGCTGAAGATCGAGTCGAGCAGTTTGTTGGTCTGCGCTTCATCCTCCTTGCTCGGGCCGGTTCGATAGAACATTTCGCCGGCGGACTTGTAGTCGCCGCAATGCAGAATGTCAGCCTCGACGCCAATCTTCGTGAGCATGTTCTTGAAGTAGAGCGATTCGGCATAGAAGCCTGGAATGACCACTTCGCCTGCGGGGACCAGCACGACCTTACTGGCCGCGGAGGCGAGCATCAGGGTGCCGTTACCCAGGCCCTCGCTGAAGACCCAGACATCCTTGTCGGCAGCCCGCAGCGCCTCGAACTGGGAGCGAAGCTCCTGAATCTGGGCGAACCCAAGGGCGGCGTCGTCCAGATGGAAGATCAAGGCCTTGACCGCCTTGTCCATTCGAGCCTTGCGAAGCTTCTCGAGCAGATCGAACATGGTGTTCGGCGCCCGCTCACCGAGCAGGGCCGCCAGTCCGCTTGAATCCGGCTGTTCCGGCAATGGGCCCTTCAAATTGAACATGGCAATGATGTCGCCGTCTGCCGCGCGGGCCACGGAGGCGACCGGAATCGCCGCCGCCGCGACCGCGATGATGAGAAAACTTCGAAGTTTCTTAATCATGTCCTGTTTCTCCACTCACCTACAGGCAGCACCGTCGAATCATTCAATCGCGTCGGAATTCGTTCCGTCGACGATGAATTGATTGCCGCCTTGCCAATATTTGCACATAGTCGCCGATTCTCATGAATTGATCGGCTTACCTCACGCGAGGTTCCGGTTCGGACGTTTTTTGCACGATTTACCTAAAAAGCCCACGAAGCGTCAATCGGGTCGAACCGGACCGAGCAGGCAATTCCGGGCAACCGCGATGGGATAAACGAGATGGGTCACTTGTCCTCACGCAGGCTGGGTCAGAGCTTTTCGGGATAGGAGATCGCCGCGAGCATCATTCGGCCGTATTGGTTCCACAGTTCGCGTCCAGCGACGCCTTTTGCGTCCTTGGGAAGTTCCAGCGTGATAATCGGGATGCCGAGTGTCTCGCCGGCGTACGATCCGAGCGACCCCGGCCGGCTGCCGATACGTCTGACCGGAATATCCGTATGTTCCGCCATGGCCTGTGCAAGGGACTCGGCTGGGCCATCGTAGTCAATGCACTCGCTGCCGTAGTTCAGCGGCTGGTGGATGCTTACGATGCGGCGGGGACTCTCGCGGTCAATGAGCGCATGAAGGGCGATGCTCTCCGGTTCAGAGAGCGGGCGTGGACCGTGATGGCCTTGCTCATTGAAATTCGTCGCGGGGAAGTTCCGATTCAGATCGACGCCCCGTGCGTTGTATCGCGTCTGGTGGTGTCGGCCATCAGGGTTCATATCAGTGATGATGATGATCCGCCTGCCGTCGACGAGATCGGGCTGGCCTTCGAGGTGGTCGATCAAATGCCGGGTCAGCGGGGTGCCGGCATCTTCGTCTCCGTGGATGGTCGCCATGATGAGGACCACATCCCGGCCACAGCCGAACGCGTGGTATTCAATCGGCCGGCCCTGCACGGAACGACCGATGAGACCGCGGACAGGTGCGACGGTCCGCGCGTCGCGACGAACGGTTTGTCGCTGATCCGGAGGAATACATGCGGAGGTCAGCCCGATGCCAAGCAGGGACAAGGTGACCAGCCCGATCAGCGGCGGGGCGAAAGCGTCAGCAATTTCGACATGCTTTTCGGGCATTGGGGCTTCGAAGTCTCAAACTCCACTCTACCGAAGATCGACCCGAGCATCTTCCATACGCAGCCGGTTCCGTCAAGTTCAAGGGAACGATTCGCTTCAGGCCGGTGAGGGCGGGTTATCGTCCTGCGGTTTTCTTTCTACAATACCGGAACGCTCAATGCCCGGCTCACCGGGAGAA includes these proteins:
- a CDS encoding DUF2817 domain-containing protein produces the protein MPEKHVEIADAFAPPLIGLVTLSLLGIGLTSACIPPDQRQTVRRDARTVAPVRGLIGRSVQGRPIEYHAFGCGRDVVLIMATIHGDEDAGTPLTRHLIDHLEGQPDLVDGRRIIIITDMNPDGRHHQTRYNARGVDLNRNFPATNFNEQGHHGPRPLSEPESIALHALIDRESPRRIVSIHQPLNYGSECIDYDGPAESLAQAMAEHTDIPVRRIGSRPGSLGSYAGETLGIPIITLELPKDAKGVAGRELWNQYGRMMLAAISYPEKL
- a CDS encoding thioredoxin domain-containing protein gives rise to the protein MSQNAGDTEQRRPNRLNHATSPYLLQHAHNPVDWYEWDPEALERAREEDKPIFLSIGYSACHWCHVMERECFENQQIAAVMNEFFVCIKVDREERPDLDEIYMMATQVFTRSGGWPMSVWLTPDQRPFFAGTYFPPRSSHGRPGFEDVLRYLARVWREERDKVIQQADALTDAVKSLTVVEPGDELPPYSLIPSTAEVFARAFDTVQGGISGGGTNKFPPSMSMDLMLRAYHASTHQGEPKAGLLRMVELTLDKMAHGGIYDQIGGGICRYSTDVDWLVPHFEKMLYDQALVSDIYQKAYQLTRKPLYARIAREIHDYVIADLQGPEGGFYSSRDADSEGVEGKFYIWTFDEVRSALGENESALFCDYYDITPSGNWEGHNIPNVPRPIEVVAKAHGLEPSQLETRLTASRKKLFDLRETRVKPHLDDKILASWNGLMIASMAKAARILEDTRYQDAAARAADFVLTRMRDPNGRLLRNYRNGRTHTLGYLDDYAFMIEASLNLYETTLDIRWLDEAERLNRHVMEHYRDADGGGFFFTADDAEKTLIRSRSAIDNAVPSGSSVQFLNLQRLSILLGRSDLDEEARRTAQTFGRKLVNSPFSSERMLSGMDFLHRRPKEVAIVAPARDTAANRMLDAVWRIYLPNLVVAGRFEADPAAATAGIHIPLLDRRTALHGRPTAFVCRDYICASPISDEAALINELAG
- a CDS encoding CBS domain-containing protein produces the protein MIVAEFMTPEPFVVHESEPLRRIIESFCGHGVFQIPVTDQSNRLVGIISDRDVCAAMARDSDEAMTLLVADIMTPSPVTVTPSTPLEDAVEILCQARFGALPVVVGEHVVGMITARHLLKKLLEVLQACSEHPRTFANSYTFESMASGVKSDRVPG
- the sppA gene encoding signal peptide peptidase SppA, giving the protein MIKKLRSFLIIAVAAAAIPVASVARAADGDIIAMFNLKGPLPEQPDSSGLAALLGERAPNTMFDLLEKLRKARMDKAVKALIFHLDDAALGFAQIQELRSQFEALRAADKDVWVFSEGLGNGTLMLASAASKVVLVPAGEVVIPGFYAESLYFKNMLTKIGVEADILHCGDYKSAGEMFYRTGPSKEDEAQTNKLLDSIFSTWIEELAKSRQISPEKVRALVDKGILSSEEALEAKLVDKLMYREDFVEAIKSRYGDDTKVVTNYGGAKTPEIDLNNPFAIFKLFGDLMKLPTKSTKPAIAVVYVENAITSGKSEESLFGGASNAGSDTVRKAIAEACDDDTVKALVLRVDSPGGSALASDIMCEAAARFKKTGRPFIVSMGNVAASGGYYVSTLADKIFAEPATITGSIGVVGGKMVTKGLWDWVGVTGHEYKRGAHSDIMNSNRTWDDQERAVMMNMMNRVYGDFKNRVLAGRKDRLKGEIEGLAGGRVYTGAQALELGLVDQLGGMVDAIRYAADAADVSDYELRVFPRPKSFMDVFSAIFGGESKDDEFMMRTRAGGLKLQHQPSVATMLDAVRAIDPQKAQVMEKFMTQVELLSNEGVLLIGPHCNLIIR